DNA from Aureimonas sp. AU20:
TCGCCTGACTGGAAAGCGAACGATGTTCGACCCCCGTGAAAAGATCGCCCTCTTCATCGACGGCGCCAATCTCTATGCCACCTCGCGCGCGCTCGGCTTCGACATCGACTACAAGAAGCTCCTGACCGCTTTCCAGAAGCGCGGCTACCTGCTGCGGGCCTATTATTACACCGCGATGATCGAGGATCAGGAATATTCCTCGATCCGCCCCCTGATCGACTGGCTCGACTACAACGGCTACACCGTCGTCACCAAGCCGGCGAAGGAATTCACGGACGCGATGGGCCGCCGCCGGATCAAGGGCAACATGGACATCGAACTCGCGGTCGACGCCATGGAGCTGGTGGAGACGGTGGACCACTTCGTCTTGTTCTCAGGCGACGGCGACTTCCGTTCGCTGGTCGAGGCCCTGCAGCGCAAGGGGCGCAAGGTTTCGGTGGTCTCCACCCTCGCCTCGCAGACACCCATGATCGCCGATGACCTGCGCCGGCAGGCCGACCATTTCATCGACCTTCGCTCGCTTCAGGGCGAGATCGGCCGCAATCCGGCCGAGCGCGAGGCACGGCTCGCCCGCCGCATCGAGGCCGGCACCGAGGACGCACTGCCGGCGGATGCGCAGGATTGAGCGCGCATCCCAGCCCCGCCAAGCAGCCCGCCGAGCCCGACGCCGTCGCCCCTCCGGCGGACTGCCCGATCTGCCCGCGCCTTGCCGCCTTTCGCCACGAATGGCGCGAGCGCGAGCCCGGCTGGCACAATGCGCCCGTGCGCTCCTTTCTGCCTAGGGAAGGCGCGGGAAGCGTGCGGCTTCTCGTCGTGGGTCTGGCGCCCGGGGTACGGGGGGCGAACCGAACCGGCCGTCCTTTCACGGGCGATTATGCCGGCGATCTTCTCTACAGCACGCTGAAGCACTTCGGCTTCGCGGCCGGGGAGTTCGAGGCGCGGCCGGACGACAGCTTGCATCTCGTGGGCGCTGCGATCACCAACGCGGTGCGCTGCGTGCCGCCAGAAAACAAGCCGACGGGCCAGGAAATCAACGACTGCCGGCGCTTCCTCTCGCCGACCATCGAAAGCCTCCCCTCGCTTCGCGCCATCGTGACGCTCGGGCGCATCGCCCATGACTCGACGCTGCGCGCGCTCGGCGCCAAGCTCAAGGACGCTCCGTTCAGCCATGGTGGCACGCATGAGGTCGGCGGCTTCCTGGTCGCGTCGAGCTATCATTGCTCGCGCTACAACACGAACACGGGCCGGCTGACGGAGGCGATGTTCCACGACGTCTTCGCAAACGTGGCCGAGCATCTGAAGGTCCAGCCCTAGCCCCTCACATGCGGGGGTGGCTGAGCGCCTCGCGATGCTCCGCCAGCCACTCCGCCACGTCCTCGGCGTTCCGGTCCGGCGGGAAGACGGGGTAGAAGACCTTCACGATCTCGCCATCGCGGGCGATCAGCGTCAGCCGCTTGAACAGCGTATCGCCGTCAACGTCGAAGACTGGGACGTCCAACATCTCGGCCAGTTCCACGGAGGCGTCGGAGAGAAGCGGGAACGGCAGATGCAGCCGCTCGGCCGCTTCGCGCTGATAGGCGGTGGTCTGCGTCGAAACCCCGAACACATGCGCAACGCCGAGCCTGTGCATCTCGGCGAAGTGATCGCGAAAGCCGCAAGCCTGCGGCGTGCAGCCGCGCGCGCCGGGAATCTCGTCCCAGCCGCCCGGCAGGGGCAGGCCCGGGCGCCCGGTCATGGGGTAGAGATAAAGAACGGCCAGACCCTTGAGCCGAGCGAGATCGACCTGCCCGCCCGCCGTGGAGGACAAGGCCAGGGACGGCAGCCGCCGCCCGGTCAGATGGGCCGCGCCGCCGTCGTCCAGCGGCGCTTCGAGCCCTTCCGGCAGAATGGTGAAGTCCGTCATGTCGCAACCTCCCGAATGCCAAGGCGGCATGCTGGAGCCGAACGCCGCGACGCGCAAGGAGGAATGCGCCCTGGTCGGCGCTCAGACGCTCAGTCGCGCCCGCCTTCCTTGAGGACGCGCTGCTTCTGGCGGTTCCAGTCGCGCTCCTTCATCGTCTCGCGCTTGTCGGGCGCGTTCTTGCCCCGCGCGACGGCGAGTTCCAGCTTCGCCCGTCCCTGCTCGTTGAAGTAGATCTTCAACGGCACGAGCGTCATGCCGTCGCGCTGCACGGCACCGGCGAGCCGGTTGCGCTGGGCGGCGTGGACGAGGATCTTCCGGCGCCGCTTCGGCTCGTGGTTGAAGCGGTTGGCCTGGAGATATTCCGGCACGTTGGAATTGATGAGCCAGATCTCCCCGCCCTCCTCCGTGGCGTAGGATTCGGCGATCGTCGCCCGGCCCTCGCGCAGAGATTTGACCTCGGTGCCCGTGAGCACCAAGCCGGCTTCCAGCGTGTCGATGATCTCGTAGTGGAAGCGCGCCTTGCGATTCTCGGCGGCGACATTGTTTCGAGCCGGCTTCTTGGCCATGGGTCCGTCCGGTTGCGGGACGGGCCAACTTATCTGCCCCGTCCGCTGCTGATGCTGTGACGCCTTAAGTGAGGGCGACGCCCGCGTTCGTCAATTCAGGAGGCCGGCATGGCGCAGCGCAGCGTCGATCGCCGCCTCGGTCGAGGCCTCGATCGGCACCAGCGGCAGGCGCACGACGTTGCGGCCTTTGCCGAGCCGCGACAGGGCGTATTTCGTGCCGCACAGACCCGGCTCGATGAAGATCGCCTTATGCAGCGGCATGAGACGGTCCTGGTATTCCAGCGCCTTGGCGAAGTCGCCGCTGAGGCACGCATCCTGGAACTCGGCGCACAGGCGCGGCGCGACATTGGCCGTCACCGAGATGCAGCCATGGCCGCCATGCGCGATATGGCCAAGCGCGGTCGCGTCCTCGCCCGACAGCTGGATGAAGTCCGTCCCGCAGGTGATGCGCTGCTCCGACACACGGTCGAGCTTGGCGGTGGCGTCCTTGACGCCGACGATATTGGGGAAGTCGTGCGCCAGACGGCCCATCGTTTCCGGCGTCATGTCGATCACCGAGCGGGGCGGAATGTTGTAGATGACGATGGGCTTCGTCACAGCGCGGGCGATCGCCGCATAGTGTTCGTAGAGGCCGCGCTGGGTCGGCTTGTTGTAGTAGGGCGTCACCACCAGAATGCCGTCCGCGCCAGCCTCCTCCGCCGAGCGGGCAAGGTCGATCGCCTCGACCGTGTTGTTGGAGCCCGCGCCCGCGATCACCGGCACGCGGCCGGCGGCGGTCTCGATGCAGAGCTCGACCACGCGCTTGTGTTCGGCATGGGTCAGCGTCGGACTTTCGCCCGTGGTGCCGACGGGAACGAGGCCGTGGGTCCCCTCCGCGATCTGCCATTCCACGAAGTCGCGAAACGCGCCTTCGTCGACGCTGCCGTCGGCGGCAAAGGGGGTCAAGAGAGCCGTCATCGAGCCCTTGAAGGTCATGTCGTCACTCCCGGCGACCGAATGAGGAGAAGGTCCGCCGCGCGAAGCGCAAGAGCCGGCAGCTTTCGACCATCCGCGCGGCCACCGGGCGACACTGAAGCGCACTCGGCCCGCTTACGGACGCGGCACCATAATAAAGCCGCCGAACGGAGACAAGCGACAACGAAGCGGCGAGACACGCCGCGCGTCTCCCTCGCCCGGCGGCGAGCGATGGCCGCGAGCATGGTTTACGAGTTCTTCATCGCGTTGATGGAAAGTCTGACGAACCGGCGCCTTTCGGGGCGCCTCTGTGATGGCAATGCAACGGGACGACCCATGAGAAACGCGATCCGCGCCAAGGCTCTTCTTCTGCCCGTCGTCATGGCGGCGCTGATGGCCGGTTCGGCGAATGCGGAATCGCTGCTCGACCGCATCCCGATGCCGAACTTCAAGATGCCGACGCTGGGCCTGGGGCGCGAGCGCCCCGCTCCCGAGCCGACGCCCGAGCGCTTCGGCGCGCCGCCGCCCTCCGGCAACCCGCTGCTGCGCCAGCCCGCCGCCCCGGCGCCGCGCGCTGCCGCGCCGGCCGACGCGACCGCCTTCACCTCCTCGATCGCAGCCATGGGCGCGCGCGTATCTAGCGTCGCGCCCATGCGAGGCGACCTGAAGGACGGGCTCGACGCGACCTGGCGCGACATCCCCCGCGCGTTGGCGATCCGCGAGGGCATGACACCCGGCTCGCTCGACCGGCATATCCTGTCCTGGGCCATCGCGCTGCGAGGCACGACCGACGTGCCCGCCGCCGAGATCGCCCACACCGCCATGGAGCTGCGCGGCTGGCCCGGCATGAAGACCATCCGCGCCAATCTGGAGCGCGCGCTGAACCGCGAGCGGATGCGCGCGCCCGATGTCGTGGCCGCCTTCGCGCAGGACGCTCCGCAGACTCCGGAAGGCGCCATGGCGCTCGCCCGCGCCTATATCGAACTTGGTCAGGCCGGCAAGGCCAAGGCGCTCGTCGTCCAGTCCTGGCGTACGGACAAGTTCGACAAGGCGATCGAGACGCAGATGCTCTCGAACTTCGGCGCGCTGCTGACCAGGGCGGACCACAAGGCCCGCATGGACATGCTGCTTTACGGCGACCGCGTTTCGGACGCGCAGCGCGTCGCCTCGCTCGCCAACGCCGAATCGCTGTTCCGCGCCCGCGCCGCCTCCATTCGCGGCGAATCCAGCGCCGACGCGCTGCTGGCCAAGGTGCCGGCGAACCTGCGGTCAGACCCCAGCTATCTCTTCACCGCCGCCGAGAACCTTCGCAAGAAGGATCGCATCGCGGAGGCAGCAGCACTGATCGAGCGCGCCCCGCGCGACCGCGCCAGCCTGGTCGACCCCGATGCGTGGTGGAACGAGCGGCGCATCATCTCGCGCATGCTTCTGGAGAAGGGCGACCGCAAGGCCGCCTACCGCATCGTCGCCAACCATTCCGCCGAAGGCCAGACCGAGGCGGTCGAGGCCGAGTTCCATTCCGGCTGGTACGCGCTGCGCTATCTCAACGATCCCGCGACGGCGGCCAAGCATTTCGGCCGCATCCAGCAGATCTCCTCGCGCCCCCTGTCGCAGTCCCGCGCCTTCTATTGGCTGGGCCGCGCGGCGGAGGCCGGCGGCCCCGGCAGCGCGCGAACCTATTACGAGCAGGCCGCACGCCACGCCGCGACCTTCTACGGCCAGTTGGCCGCCGCCAAGCTCGGCCGCAATCCCGGCCCGATCGCCTATCCCCGCCCGTCCGACAACGAGCGCCGCACGTTCGAAAGCCGCGAGGCGGTGCGCGCCATCAAGCGGCTGGAGCAGATCGGCTCGGAAAGCCGGGCCGACGCTTTGTACAAGGCGCTGGCGGACGATCTGACCAGCCCCGGCGAACTTGCCATCCTATCCTCCATGGCGGAGCGTCGCGGCGACCATGCGCTGGCGCTCACCGTCGGCAAGACCGCCTATGGGCGCGGCGTCAACGCCCCGGCGCTGGCCTTCCCGGTCGGCGTCATTCCCGAAAGCGCCAACATCTCGGCCAGCGGCAAGGCGCTCGCCTACGCCATCGCGCGCCAGGAAAGCGCCTTCAACCCGCGCGCCAAGTCCCCGGTCGGCGCGCTCGGCCTGCTGCAGGTCATGCCGGCCACGGCCAAGGGTCTCGCCAAGAACGCCGGCCTTCCCTATTCCGAGACGCGGCTCCTCAACGACACGTCCTACAACGCGCTTCTGGGCAGCCAGTATCTCGGCCAGCAGATCTCGAATTTCGACGGGTCCTACATCCTGACCTTCGCGGCGTACAATGCCGGTCCGCGCCGGGCGCGCGAATGGATCGACCGGTTCGGCGATCCGCGCGGCCAGAACATCGACAAGGTCGTGGACTGGATCGAGCTGATCCCCTTCACCGAAACGCGCAACTACGTGCAGCGCGTGATGGAGAACTATCAGGTCTACAAGATGCGCCTCGGCGCCGGCTTCGACATCGAGCGCGACCTGACGCAGGGTCGCCGGGGCTGATCGCCGGCGATCCGACCGCCCGCACGGGCGAGCCAACGGCCATACGCCTGTTCAAAAAAAAGCCCGCCTGCGCAACGTCGCGGGCGGGCTTTCTCGTGTGGGGAAAGGCTTTTGCAGGGCCGCCCGATCACCCTTCATGGCGAAAAAGTGTTCCCATGACCGGATCACGGCCTAGATCTGATAGCGGTCGCGCCGATCCTCCGGGCGCGGCATCGCTTTTCTCGCCCATGGAATGCCCTGCCCTTGCCCACATCGACCCTCAACAGGCCTGTCTTCTTCACGGCCAGCGCCATCATCGTCCTGCTTGCCCTGGTGGGCGTCGTTTATCCCGACGATTCCGCCCGCATCTTCTCGGCCGTGCAGGGTTTCGTTCTGGAAACCTTCGGCTGGTTCTATCTCCTGGCTGTCGGCATTCTGGTCGTCACGGTCCTCTTCCTGGCGGTGAGCCGCTACGGCACGCTGAAGCTCGGGCCGGACGATTCCGAGCCGGATTATCCCTATGTTTCCTGGCTCGCCATGCTGTTTGCCGCAGGCATGGGCATCGGCCTCATGTTCTACGCCGTGGCCGAGCCGATCCTGCATTATTCCGTGCCGCCGGAAGAGGCGCCGGGCAGTTTCGCCGCCGCGCGGCAGGCCATGTCGATCGTCTATTTCCACTGGGGCATCCACGCTTGGGCGATCTATGCCGTGGTGGGCCTGTCGCTTGCCTATTTCTCGTTTCGCTACAACCTGCCGCTCACGATCCGGGCCGGCTTCTACCCGCTGATCCGCGAGCGCATCTATGGGCCGATCGGCCATGCCGTGGACATCTTCGCCATCTGCGGCACTATGTTCGGCATCGCGACCTCGCTCGGCCTCGGCGTTCTGCAGATCAACGCGGGGCTGAACTATCTCGTGGGCGTGCCGCAGACGCCCTGGATTCAGGTCGGGCTGATCGCGCTCGTCATGGCGATGGCGACCGCCTCGGTCGTCTCAGGCCTCGACAAGGGCATCCGGCGTCTTTCGGAGGGCAATCTCCTCCTCGCCATCGTGCTCATGCTCTTCGTGCTCGTGGTCGGGCCGACGGAGTTCCTGTTCCGCGCCTTCGTCCAGAACACGGGCACCTATCTTTCCGGCTTCGTGGAGCGCACGTTCAAACTCTATGCCTACGAGCCGAAGAACTGGATCAGCGATTGGACCCTGTTCTACTGGGCCTGGTGGATTTCCTGGTCGCCCTTCGTCGGCATGTTCATCGCGCGCATCTCGCGCGGGCGCACGGTGCGCGAATTCGTGGTGGGCGTCCTGTTCGTGCCCTCCGCCTTTACCTTCTTCTGGATGACCGTGTTCGGAAACACGGCGATCTCGCTTGATATGGGGCCGGCCGCCGGGGCGATCGCGCGCGCCGTGGGGGAGGACATTTCGGTTTCGCTGTTCCAGTTCTTCGAATATCTGCCCTGGACGCTCGTCACCTCGACGCTCAGCTGCGCCCTTGTCGCCGTCTTCTTCGTCACCTCGGCCGATTCCGGCTCCATGGTGATCGACACGATTGCAGCCGGCGGCAACTCCAACACGCCGGTCTGGCAGCGCATCTACTGGTGCGCTCTGGAAGGGCTAGTGGCTGCGGCCCTGCTGCTCGCGGGCGGCCTTGGCGCTTTGCAGACCATGACGCTGATCACCGCCCTACCCTTTGCCTTCATCCTCCTGCTTCTGGCCTTCGGACTGGTGCGCGGCATGCGGGCGGACATGGCGCGGCTGACCGCCCATCGCGAGGCTCGCCCCGCCATCCGTGCCCGCTCGGCGGGGTGGCAGGCGCGGCTTGGCGCCATTCTCCACCAGCCGACCAAGCGCGACATTCTCGCCTTCATCGAGCGCACCGCTAGGCCGGCTCTGGAGGAGGTCTGCCGCGAGTTGAACAAGCGGGGTCTCGACGCCGCTACCGAGCGGGACGAGGACGGCGGCGCGACGCTGACCGTGCGATCCGAGGCAACGCGCAACTTCGTCTACGGCGTCAATCCGGCGGCCCGGCCCGCCATGGTCTTCTCCGCCGCCGACGCCTCTCGGCCGGAAGCACGGCGCGAGCAGGTCTGGGCCGCGCGCACGGCTTTCTCCGATGGCACACGGGGATACGACGTCGCCGATTTCAGCCGCGACGATCTGATCTCCGACGTGCTGGCGCAGTTCGAACGCTACCGCGTGCTGACGCAGGCGCCGAGCACCTCGCTCTATACCGGCTCGCCGGACCCGGCGCCGGCCACGTAGAGCATCTCCCGGCAAAACGAAGACGCTTGGCCGGGCTAAGCGATAGACACCGGAAACCGAAAGCATCACGGTCGGGAGGGCGGCACGCGCCCTCCCGTCCATGCTCCGTCAGAGCGTCACGCCATGGAGCGTGGTGAGGACCTGCCTCGTCTGTTCGCATTCCGCGATCTTTCGCTCCTCGCTCCAGCCCAAGACCTCGGCGGCGACATCCGCCAAACGCGCGAGCAGGTCGCCCGTCACCTCGCCCCGAACGGCCAGCGTCGTGCGACGCAGGACGAGATCGGTGAGATGCAGCACGCCCTCATGGCGCAGGAGATAGTCGAGCTCGGACAGGCTGTAGCTATCCGCCTCCGGTAGGCGATCGGCATCGCTCCACCGGCCGCGATGCGTGGCAATGGCGAGCGCCGTGGTTCCGTAGCGCGACAGGAGTTGGTCGATGCGCGCGGGCGCTAGCCCGGTTTCCCCGGCCGCGCGGACGATGAAGGCGTCGCGCGCCATGGCGTCGGCCGGAAAGTCGCGGCCGCCGCCGATCGGCAGATGCTGCGTGGAAACGCGGCGGCTGCGGCCAAGCCGGCCGAGGATCGTGTCGGCCACTTCCTCCGCGAAGCCCCGGAAGGTCGTCCATTTGCCACCGACCAGCGAGATGATGGGAAAGCCGCGCCCCTCGGCCGGCTCGATCACCGGCGCGGAATGATCGCGGCTGATAAGGCCGGGATTGGACGCGTCGGAGGCCGGCAGCGGCCGGATGCCGCTATAGGTGTAGACGATCTGGCCGCGATCGAAAGAAAGGCCCGGCAACAGACTGCGCAGGCTGTCGAGGAAGTAGTCGATCTCCTCCGCCTCGCAGCGGACCTCGTCCGGGTTGGCGGCCTTAATGTCGGTCGAGCCGACCAGCGCCCGGCCGAGATAGTCGAACACGAGGCAGATGCGCCCATCGTCCGCCTCGAAATAGATCATCCGTCCCGCAAGTTGGCGCAGGAGTTCGGGATGGTCGAGCAGGATATGGGAGCCCTTGGTGCCGCCGATCAGCTTCGAGGGCGCGCCGAGCGATGCGTTCACATGATCGATCCAGGGACCGGCCGCATTGACGGTGATGCGGGGCCGGACGGACAGCCGCCGCCCGTCCGGCGCGCGGAAGGCGACGCTCGAGTCTTCCGCGCCGATCAGCTCCGTGCCATTGGCCGCCGCCGAGCGGGGCGAGGCGCGCAGGCCGTCCTCCACCAGTTCGAGCACGAGGCGCTCGGGCCGGGCGATCTTGGCGTCGTAGTAGAGGCCGGTCGCCTTGATGGCGGGCGTCAGCATCGGCATATCGCGCAGCGACTTGGCCCGGCCGGAAAGCGTGTGGCGCGGCATGACGCGGTGGCGCGCGCCGTAAAAGTCGTAAAGCGCTAGCCCGATCTTGACGAGAACAGCGCCCCGGCTGCGCGGCGCGGTGGTGGAGCCCAGCAGCGTGCGCAGCGCTGCGCCGATCCCCTTGGTCCAGGAAAAGGCGGGGATGATCGTCGGCAACGGCTCGACGCAGTGGGGCGCGTTGCGCAGGAGCAGGTTGCGCTCCAGGGTCGATTGCGCGACGAGGCCGAACTCGCCCGTCTCCAGATATTTCAGCCCGCCATGGATTAGGCGCGAGGGCGCAGCGCTCGTCCCCGACCCGAAGTCACCCTTGTCGAGAAGGACGCAGGTCAGCCCCTGCTCGCAAAGGTCGCGGAACAGACCGGCGCCGTTGACGCCCGCTCCGAGGATGAGAACGTCCACCTCCGCCCCGTCGAGCGCGGCGAGGCGTTGCGGGTCGAAGAGCGGGGCGGATCGGGGCGTCGCGTTTACGTTCATGCGGGGTCGGTCTCCACGAGACGAAGCGGAATGCCGGAATCCTTCAGCGCGCGGGCGGTCTGCGGCGCGATGGCGGAGCTGGCGAGGACGGTGTCGAAATCGGCGAGATCGGCGAAGAGATGCAGGGCGGTCTTGCCGAACTTGGTGGAATCCAGAAGCAACAGGCGCCGGGCGCTGGCGGCCATCATCGCCTGCTTGGCGCGCACCATCTGCCCGTCTTGGATGAAGGCTCTGCGACCCGACACGGCCGAGGCCGAGCAGACCAGCACATCGGCCCGCAGCCGCGCCACCGCGCTCTCGCAGACATGGCCGATAAAGGCGTCGTAGGTCGGGTGGTAATGGCCACCGAGACAAATGAGGTCGATCCCCTCGCCATGCCGCACACGCTGGGCGACGCCGAGACTGTTGGTGACAATGGTCAGCGGCGCGCGCGTTTCCAGAAGCGGCGCCAAGGCGCTGGCGGTGGTGGAATCGTCCATCATCACCACCTGCCCCGGCTCGATCAGTTCGAGCGCCGCCCGGGCAAGCGCCTGCTTCTCTTCCGGCGCGACGGTCTCACGATAGCGGAACAGGCTCTCGTAGATGCCGCTCGGCTGGGCGGACACGGCGCCGTGCAACTTGCGCAGAACGCCCTGCGCGGCCAACTGGTCGATATGGCGGTGGACGGTCATGCGGGAGACGCCGAACTCGGCGACGAGATCGTCGATCCGCACCTGGCCGCGCGCAATGACGAAGCTCGCGATCTCCTCCCGCCGCGCGTCGCCCTTGCCCATCAAGGCCGCCCCGGAGAAGCCGCGCCGATCGCCTCCAGTTCGAGCCAGTAGGGCTTCATCGCCTCGGCCAGCCGGGTGAAGAGGCCGAAGCGCTCGTTCATCTCGGCCGCGCGTCGGGCATCGGGCTCGAACGTGCGCGTCACCACTGAGAGATCGCGCGGGTCGGCGAGCGGCGAGGCGTAGAGGCCGACGGACGCCCCGGCGCAGAGCGCCGCGCCGAAGGCCGCCGCCTCCTCCGTTCCCGGCACGCTGACCGGCATGGCGAGGACATCGGCGAAGAGCTGGGCGAAGGCGGGGTTGCGCGAGCCCCCGCCCGTCAGCATCGCGCTCTCGAAGGGAAAGCCGTCGCGCAGCGCGTCGACATGGGTGCGGTGGTTGAAGGCGATTCCTTCGAGCACCGCCCGCAGCATGTCGCTCCGGTCGTGCCAGCCATGAAGGCCGAGAAAGCTCGCGCTGGCTGCGTCGCCATGCGGCGAGCCGAAGAGATAGGGATGGAAGAACAAGGTGGAAGGCCGCGCGAAGGCCGCCTCCATCTCCGCCGCCAGAACCGCATGGATCGACTGGCCGGCCTCGATCGCGGCTTTCTGGTCGCGCTCGCAGAGCCGGTCGAGGAACCAGTCGTAATTGGCGGTGGAGGCCGGCGAGATCGACATGCTGTTCCAGCAACCGGGCTCGATGGCGTTGCGGCAGAACCAGCGCGGATCGGTGCGCGGCGCCTTGCTCACCACTTCGTTGATGGAATAGGTGCCGGCGACGATGCCGACGCAGCCCGGCCGATGAGCCGCAATGCCGAGCGCCGAAGCCGTCACGTCGTGCAAGCCGGCCGCGACGGGCGTGCCCGCGACGAGGCCCGTGGCTTCGGCGGCTTCGCGCGTCACCACGCCGGCGATCTCGCCCGAGCCGAACATCGGCGGCAAAGCCGAACCGAGCTCCGAAAGCCCGAACAACTCGAGCGCCTCGGCCGAATAGATCTGCGTGCGAACATCGGTGAAGGACGTACTCGCCTCGGTCCGATCGGTGCCGACCTCGCCGGTGAGGCAGAAGCGCAGCCAGTCCTTGCAGGCGAGGACATGGCCGATCTCTGCGAAGGTTTCCGGCTCTTCCGCCTTCAGCCAAGCGAGCAGCGCGGAAGGGGCCGAAACATGCGGCGTCTGCCCGGTCAGCGCGAGCGCCTTTTCGAAAAGCGGCCCCTGGCGCCAGGCAGAGACCAGATCCAGCGCCCGGCTGTCGAGCGACAGGATGCCGGGTCGCAGCGGGCGCCGGTCGCGATCGAGGAGATAGACCCCGTCGCCATGGGCCGTCGCGGCGACGGCGCGAATATCCTCCGCCGGCCGGCCTGACAAGGCGATCGCCTCGCGAATGGCCTCTGCGGTCGCCGTCCAGAGACCGGCGGGATCGCGCTCCACCCAACGCGGCCGGGGCATGGACTGCGGCACCCGCCGCCGCGCGACGGACAGCTGCGTTCCATCGATGTCGAAGACGACCGCCTTGGTGACGGTCAAACCATTGTCGATGCCAAGCAGGCTGGCCATGGGCGATCTCGCGAAGGACAGGCAGCCTCCCCGGCCGCACCAGACCCCGAATGTATCACCGGATGCCGATATTGTAACAGATGAATCCGATCATTTCGCCATTTTCGTCCCATGCCCCAAACACGAAAAGGCCGGCCGCAGCAGCGCTGCGACCGGCCCCAAAGCGTCGGGAAGATCGGGCCGGAAGCGACCCGGCCGCCTTACTCCTTCATGACGAAGGGCGAAGCGTAATCGTCCACATTGTCCTTGTTGATGATGATGCAGTCGAAGAGCTGCTTCTCGCTGGCAGCGCCCGTCTTGCCGGTCTTGATGAAGCTGTCGGCCTGACGCACGGCTTCCTTGGAGAAGACCGCGACCGGCTGCAGCACGGTGTAGGCGAGTTCGCCGGCCTTGATGGCGGCGACCGCGTCCGGCGAGCCGTCGAAGCCGCCGACCGTGATCTTCGACAGGGCACCGGCTTCCTTCAGCGCTGCGATGGCGCCGAGCGCCATCTCGTCGTTGCCGGAGATGACGCCGTTGATGTTCGGGTTGGCCTGCAGAAGGCTCTGCATCTTGGAATAGCCCTGGCGGCGATCCCAGTTGGCGACGTCCGAAGCGGCGAGCTTCAGGTCCGGGTACTGGCTGAGAACGGTCTTGTAGCCGTTGGAGCGCGTGGCCGCGTTGTTGTCCGAAGGCGCGCCGAGCAGCTCGACATAAGTGCCCTTGTCGCCGACCGTCTCGACCCAGGCCTGGGCGCCGAGCGCCGCGCCCTGCGCGTTGTTGGAGACGAGCTGAGCCTTGGCGAGGCCTTCCTGGTTGATCTCGGCGTTCACGAGGAAGACCGGGATGCCGGCCGCCACCGCCTTCTTCACCGCGCCGACCGAACCGTCCGCATTGGCGGGATCGAGAATGATCGCCTTGGAGCGGTTGGTGATCGCCGTGTCGATCAGGTTGCTCTCGGTGTTGGTGTCGCCCTTGTGCGAGGAGACCACCGCCTCGTAGCCGAGGTCCTTGGCGGTCTTGGAGGCGATCTCGCCTTCCGTGAACCAGTAGGGGTTGGACGGATCGTTGACGATCACCGTCACCAGCCCTTCGGCCGCGGCGGCGCCCGTGAAGGCCATGGCGACGATGCCCGCGAGCAGAAGGCTCTTGCCTTTTTTCAGCATGTTGTCTCTCCCTTGAAGTCTTTGGCTGGTGATGCGTCGGGCCCGGGCCGGGTCCGGCGTTTTCCGCGCGTCGGTCAGGCCCGTCAGGCCTTGGCTCCCTGCTGCGGGGAAGGCGTCGCAGCAGCCGCAGGGGCGCGCTTGGGGCGCCGGCCATACTGGATGCTGTTGAGAA
Protein-coding regions in this window:
- a CDS encoding BCCT family transporter encodes the protein MPTSTLNRPVFFTASAIIVLLALVGVVYPDDSARIFSAVQGFVLETFGWFYLLAVGILVVTVLFLAVSRYGTLKLGPDDSEPDYPYVSWLAMLFAAGMGIGLMFYAVAEPILHYSVPPEEAPGSFAAARQAMSIVYFHWGIHAWAIYAVVGLSLAYFSFRYNLPLTIRAGFYPLIRERIYGPIGHAVDIFAICGTMFGIATSLGLGVLQINAGLNYLVGVPQTPWIQVGLIALVMAMATASVVSGLDKGIRRLSEGNLLLAIVLMLFVLVVGPTEFLFRAFVQNTGTYLSGFVERTFKLYAYEPKNWISDWTLFYWAWWISWSPFVGMFIARISRGRTVREFVVGVLFVPSAFTFFWMTVFGNTAISLDMGPAAGAIARAVGEDISVSLFQFFEYLPWTLVTSTLSCALVAVFFVTSADSGSMVIDTIAAGGNSNTPVWQRIYWCALEGLVAAALLLAGGLGALQTMTLITALPFAFILLLLAFGLVRGMRADMARLTAHREARPAIRARSAGWQARLGAILHQPTKRDILAFIERTARPALEEVCRELNKRGLDAATERDEDGGATLTVRSEATRNFVYGVNPAARPAMVFSAADASRPEARREQVWAARTAFSDGTRGYDVADFSRDDLISDVLAQFERYRVLTQAPSTSLYTGSPDPAPAT
- a CDS encoding glycerol-3-phosphate dehydrogenase/oxidase, with the protein product MNVNATPRSAPLFDPQRLAALDGAEVDVLILGAGVNGAGLFRDLCEQGLTCVLLDKGDFGSGTSAAPSRLIHGGLKYLETGEFGLVAQSTLERNLLLRNAPHCVEPLPTIIPAFSWTKGIGAALRTLLGSTTAPRSRGAVLVKIGLALYDFYGARHRVMPRHTLSGRAKSLRDMPMLTPAIKATGLYYDAKIARPERLVLELVEDGLRASPRSAAANGTELIGAEDSSVAFRAPDGRRLSVRPRITVNAAGPWIDHVNASLGAPSKLIGGTKGSHILLDHPELLRQLAGRMIYFEADDGRICLVFDYLGRALVGSTDIKAANPDEVRCEAEEIDYFLDSLRSLLPGLSFDRGQIVYTYSGIRPLPASDASNPGLISRDHSAPVIEPAEGRGFPIISLVGGKWTTFRGFAEEVADTILGRLGRSRRVSTQHLPIGGGRDFPADAMARDAFIVRAAGETGLAPARIDQLLSRYGTTALAIATHRGRWSDADRLPEADSYSLSELDYLLRHEGVLHLTDLVLRRTTLAVRGEVTGDLLARLADVAAEVLGWSEERKIAECEQTRQVLTTLHGVTL
- a CDS encoding DeoR/GlpR family DNA-binding transcription regulator encodes the protein MGKGDARREEIASFVIARGQVRIDDLVAEFGVSRMTVHRHIDQLAAQGVLRKLHGAVSAQPSGIYESLFRYRETVAPEEKQALARAALELIEPGQVVMMDDSTTASALAPLLETRAPLTIVTNSLGVAQRVRHGEGIDLICLGGHYHPTYDAFIGHVCESAVARLRADVLVCSASAVSGRRAFIQDGQMVRAKQAMMAASARRLLLLDSTKFGKTALHLFADLADFDTVLASSAIAPQTARALKDSGIPLRLVETDPA
- a CDS encoding FGGY-family carbohydrate kinase, which translates into the protein MASLLGIDNGLTVTKAVVFDIDGTQLSVARRRVPQSMPRPRWVERDPAGLWTATAEAIREAIALSGRPAEDIRAVAATAHGDGVYLLDRDRRPLRPGILSLDSRALDLVSAWRQGPLFEKALALTGQTPHVSAPSALLAWLKAEEPETFAEIGHVLACKDWLRFCLTGEVGTDRTEASTSFTDVRTQIYSAEALELFGLSELGSALPPMFGSGEIAGVVTREAAEATGLVAGTPVAAGLHDVTASALGIAAHRPGCVGIVAGTYSINEVVSKAPRTDPRWFCRNAIEPGCWNSMSISPASTANYDWFLDRLCERDQKAAIEAGQSIHAVLAAEMEAAFARPSTLFFHPYLFGSPHGDAASASFLGLHGWHDRSDMLRAVLEGIAFNHRTHVDALRDGFPFESAMLTGGGSRNPAFAQLFADVLAMPVSVPGTEEAAAFGAALCAGASVGLYASPLADPRDLSVVTRTFEPDARRAAEMNERFGLFTRLAEAMKPYWLELEAIGAASPGRP